The Thiovulum sp. ES sequence AGGTAAAATCTGAAATTCAACTATTTTTAGTATATTGTGAAACTTCTTTTTATAAATTAAAGCTTCCAAAAGAACCTTAATAATTTGTTTTGGTTCTCCTTTTGTCCAATTTGTAACGGTGTCTTGAGAAACATCTAGCATTTTTGCAAGTTCTTTTTGAGTGATTCCAAGTTCTCGGCAAGTCTTTTTAACTAAATTCTCCTCTTTTTGTTCCAAAAATCACCTTTCTAAATTTTTCAAAATTTTATCGCTTTTAAAAAACATTGTCGGAAAAATCTCCGACAAAAATTATAAAATTGTTTCCAATTTCCATTTGAGTTGATTGAATTGATTTCCAATTTCGAGACAAAACTCTTTTCCCGATAAGGTCGGTCGCAAAATTCCATTATCATCTCGGAATTGAAAACCTTTTTTCTCTAAAATC is a genomic window containing:
- a CDS encoding Helix-turn-helix protein (PFAM: Helix-turn-helix), whose protein sequence is MEQKEENLVKKTCRELGITQKELAKMLDVSQDTVTNWTKGEPKQIIKVLLEALIYKKKFHNILKIVEFQILPLKNSKLI